CCGGCCGGCGCGGACGGCAACTGACCTTGTCGGGGACTGCGCTCAAGGATTTGTATCCGGTCGTGATGGAGCCGGGCAAACCGGACGGGGTGATCCTGCAAAACGAGGCGGCCCTGCAGTTATCCACGGCGGGGCGGCGGCATTGGCTGACGCGATTCGATTCCGACGAGAAGAAGAACGAGGAAATTTGGAAGCAGTTGGCGGGATTTTTTTGGTCTGCCGCAGTGGAGAAGAGCCGTCCCGGCTCCGACGTCCTGGCGGTGCATTCGGCGTTGCGCAACAATTGGGGGCGGGTGCCGATGCTGGTCACTCGAAACGCGGGCTCGGGGAAAGTGTTGTTCCTGGGAATGGACAGCGCGTGGCGATGGCGGTTGGGCGTGGAAGACCGCTATCACTACCGGTTTTGGAGCCAGGTCGTGCGGTGGATGGCTCATCCGCGGCATCTGGCGTCGAAACAGGGGATTCGCCTCACCTACAGTCCGGAGGTGCCTCGCGCCGGGGACACGGTTCACGTGCAGGTGATGGTGATGGACGCGGCGGGATTTCCGGCCGGCGAGGGGCCTGTGCAAGGCCGGATCGTGTCGCCCTCGGGACGGACCGAGCGGCTCGATTTCGCGGGAGTGTCGGGCGGATGGGGAGTTTTTGAAGGCATGTTCGTGGCGCGGCAGGGGGGACGGCACAAGATGGAAGTGAAAGCGGAGAAGCAGGGGCGGCAGTTGGAAACCGAAATCCAGGTGGAGGCGCCGTTGATCGAAAAAGCGGGGGAACCGGTCAATGGAGCGGCGCTTCGTGAATTGGCCTCGCTGAGCAAAGGTTTGTTCGCGAGTTACGACCGGCTGGCGGACGTGGTCAAGCAATTGTCCGTCCTGCCCGATCCAAAGCCGATGGAGAGGAGATTGAGATTGTGGAGTGATCCGCGTTGGGGCGGATTCCTGTTGATTCTGCTCGGGTTGTATTGGACGGGGCGAAAGGTCGCGGGCATGATTTGAAGTTCAGAGCCGATTGGCGCGCAGCATGAAGGCCTCCGGAATGCAATTGAATCTTCCCGACAAGTTGAGGGCGAAATTCGACGCCCTGGAGCGAAAGCTCTGGCGCATCGACATGTTGCTGCTCGCCGGTCGAGCCGTGACGGCGGTGGCGGCGAGTTACGCCGGTCTGTGGCTCTGCGATCGGGTGGGCGAGACGCCGTCCTGGTTGAGGTCGGCTTGGGCCTTTGCGGGCTTGGCCGGCATGGCCGCCGCCGGTTGGGTGTGGCGCTCACGATGGGGCGGAGCCGGAATGGACCTGGAGCGGCTCTCGTTGAGGGTTCAATCCCGGTATCGAGCGCTGGGAGACACATTGCTCGGGATTGTAGAACTGTCGGACGAAGCCAAGCGACCGGTGGGTTATTCGGAGGAGCTTTACGCGGCGGCGATTCAACAGGTGTCGGAGCGAGCGGCGGATTACGATTTTACGGCGGCGGCGGATCCGCGTCCGGCGCAAAAACAGTGGTGGGTTGCCGGTGGATTGAGCGCGGCGGCGGCGGCGACGGTGTTGGTTTCGCCTGAGGTGGCGGGCAATGCCGCGGCCCGCTGGCTGCGTCCGTGGTCAACGATCGAGCGCTACACTTTGGTCGGTTGGGCCGAGCCGGAACGTTCCATCACTGTGCCGCTCGGGGAACCGTTCAGCGTGGAAGGGCGTCCCGTTTACCGTTCCTTTTGGAAGCCCAAATCGGGGTGGGCGCGGATTGACCGAGGTGCGAAGCGGCCTTTCTCGATGACCGGAGAGCATCTGCGAGCCGAGTTGCCAGGGTTGACCCAGGATAGCGAGATCGAAATCCGGCTGGGAGACGCCCGGAGGCGGGTTCAGGCGCGTCCTGTTCCTCGTCCCACCTTGCGGACCATGGGCGCTCAAGTCGAGTTTCCCGAATACTTGCAGTATGGCACCACCAACCTTTCGGTGCTGGGAGGGGTGGTCAGCGTGGTGGAGGGGAGCACGGTCCGCTGGGTGGGCGAGGCGAATCGAGCCCTGGCTGAGATCCACGGACGATCCGCGGAAAGCGAGAATGTGGCCTGGACGGTGCGGGACGCACGCTTCGAGAGCGGGCCGTTCAAGCCGTCCGCCACGGAAACCTGGACCTTGCATGGAAAAGACTCATGGGGGCTCACCAATTCGCCCGCCTGGATGCTGGCGGTGCAGGCCGAAAAGGATGTCGCGCCATCCGTCGAAATGACGGAGCTCGCGCGGGAAGTGGCCGTGCTGTCCACCGAGGTGATGGATATCAAGGTGGCGGCCCGGGACGATTTCGGAGTGAAAGATCTGGGGTTGCGGTGGGAGGATCTCGCGGCCTCGTCCGTTGAATCGGGCCAAACCCAGCGCGCGGAACCTTCAGCGGGTTATCGTCAGCGGGCGCGTTCACCGAGGGAAACGCGTTTTCAGGAGACGTTCAGTTTCAGTCCGAGTCTGCAGGGATTCAAAGCCGATTCGAGTTTCGATCTTTTGGCTTATGCCCATGATTTTCGACCAGGGCGCGAAGCTTCCCTCAGTTCGAGATACCGGGTGCACGTGCTGGGCGCGGAGCGGCACGCTGAAATGGTGCGGCAACGGTTGGAAGCGTTGCTGTCCAGGCTCGAGGAAGTGACGCGATCCGAGGAGCGCCTGGCGGATGGGACGAAGGCCTTGCAGGAGGCACTCGACAAACTGTCCGAGGAGGCCGCCGCCTCCAAGGCTTCAGAACTCGCGGAAGAGCAAAAGCTCGCAGCCGAGCTTCTTGAACAACTCGCGCAAGAAGGCTTGCGAACTTTGCGGGAGGCCGCGCGGAACCCCGCCCTCGACAACCAAACTCTGCGGCAGTGGGCCAGCCATTTGCAGGCGATGAAGGATGTGTCCGCCAAGTCCATGGCCAAAGCCGCCCAAGCTTTGCAGGCCGCGAAGAAAAATCCCAAACAACGCAGCGAAAAATTGGCCGAGGCGAAGAATCAAGAGGAAGAGGCCATCGAATCCCTTGAGCAGTTGCAAAAGGACGTCAACACCGGGCTTGACGATTTGCAGGCCCTCACCCTGGCCCAGCGCTTGAGAAAATTGGGGGAAGGCGAGCAATCGATTCAGACGCGGATGAACAAGGTCATTGGCGACACCATCGGCTTGTTGCCGTCCGAACTGGACGAGCGCCACCGCCGGCTGCACAACACCCTGGCTAAAGAGCAACAGGGACTGGAGGAAGAATCGAAAAAGGTCGAGGGCGAAATCAGCCGTTTCTTCGAGCGATCGAAGCGTCCCGAATACGGCCAGGTGACCCAGGCCATGAAAGGCGCCAAGCCCGCGGAAGAACTGGAAAAGGTGAGGGCCTTGATCGGGGAAAACATCGGAATGGAAGCCATGCAGCGGCTGGCTCTGTGGAGCTCACGCTTCGAGGAATGGGCGAAGGCCCTGGAACCCAAGTCCAAGTCCTCTTCGGGCGACAGCCAAGGCCAGCAATTTGGAGGCGAGGAGGCCGCGAAGCTGATGGAGATGTTGCTCGGGTTGTTGCGAGGACGCGAAGCCCAGGCGGGGATCAGGGAGCGCACCCGGATGCTCGACCAGGGTGAGCAGAAGGGCGAGCCCTATGAAGACGCTTCCCGCATGCTGGCCAGCGAGCAACAGAAACTGATTTTGCAGGTGCATTCCCTGCGGGAGGTGAATCCTGCCCGCGGACTGGATCCCTTGATGGCCGAGATCTTCAATAATATGCGTAAATCGGAAGGCCTGTTGAACAAGCCTCAGACCGATCAAGTCACCTTAGGCACCCACGCCAAGTCGTTGGAATTGCTGACGGACGCCATCAACTTGATCAACGAGCAGACCGAGCGCGGACGGCCGCAAGGGGGTGAAGCACAGCAGGCCCCGTCCGCGGAGGAGATGGCGTTCTTGATGCAGATGATGCAGCAACAGGGCCAGGGCATGGCGCCCATGGCGGGTGAAGGAGGCAATCCCGGGCAAGGCGGAACTGGATCCGGAACGGCCCAGGCGGCCGGCGCAGCCGAGGGACGCGGTTCAGCGGGGCGCGCTGTCTCCAAGGGCAGCGGCCAGGTGGGGACTTTGCCTGCGGAGTTTCGTGAAGCGCTCGAAGGTTACTTTCAAGGTTTGGAGAAATCGGAGCCATGACCGCGCGTTTGTTTCTTTCCCGATGCCGGGTCCTGCTTGTCCTTTTCGCATGTTGGGCGGGGACGGCCTTGCGTGCTCAGGAGCTTTTTGAAGGTGGATTGGATCCGCTTTCCACCCAAGTCGATCGTATCTACGTCAAGGGCTTGCAGTATCTGTTGAAGAATCAAGTTCCGGACGGTTACTGGCAGGAAACGGTGTACGGGAAAGAGCCGGCTGTGGTGGGGTTGTCCATGGTTGCGATGCTGGCGCATGGGGACGATCCGGAGGCGGGTCCCTACGCGGGGGCCATCAAGCGAGCTTTGAATTACGTGCTCAAGCAGCAGTCGGACACCGGCTACATCGGGCGGTCGATGTATAATCACGGATTTTCGACGCTGGCGCTCGCGGAGGCCTACGGGGTGGTCCAGGACGACCGGTTGGGTCCGGCGCTGACCAAGGCGGTGCGGTTGATTCTCAATTCGCAAAGCAAGAATCCACACGGAGGCTGGCGTTACACTCCCGAGAGCGGCGACGCCGACACGACCGTGAGCGGGGCGCAGATGGTGGCGTTGTTCGCGGCGCGCAACTCGGGTATCGCCGTGCCGGAAGAGGCGATTCAGAAAGGGTTGAAATACTTCGTGTCGATGCAAACTCCGGACGGGGGTTTTGGCTACACCACCGCGGTCTCGCCCAATGGACCACGCACCGCGATTGGCTGTTTGGTTTTCGCGCTGGCGAAGGAAAAGCAGTCGAAAACGTTTCAATCCGCGTTCGATTTTCTGAAGAAGGTTCAGGCCGAGAGTTCCTTTCAGCACTACTTCATCTACTACGCCGCCCAGGCCTACTTCCACGCGTCTCCGGAGGCCTGGCAAACATGGAATCGGGCGAATATTCGAAGTCTCGCCAGTTCGCAGAATCCGGATGGGAGTTGGGAAGGGCAGTTCGGTCCGACCTTCACGACGGCGTCCTCGCTGCTTTCCCTCGCGCTGAATTATCGTTACTTGCCGATTTATGAGCGTTGAGAGCCGGATGTTCCGCGCGGAACGAGTTTTGACACGCTGGCTGGGCCCGGCCTGCGGGCTGGCAGCCTGGCTCGCCACCGGCCTCCTCCAGGGCGAAGGCGGCAGCACCAACCAGACGACACAGGATTTCCGGGGCATGATGCAGTTTCTGGATGGTTCGTCATTGCATGGACGCCTGGATCAAATGGATCCGGCTCGGGGAGT
This genomic interval from Verrucomicrobiota bacterium contains the following:
- a CDS encoding terpene cyclase/mutase family protein, which translates into the protein MTARLFLSRCRVLLVLFACWAGTALRAQELFEGGLDPLSTQVDRIYVKGLQYLLKNQVPDGYWQETVYGKEPAVVGLSMVAMLAHGDDPEAGPYAGAIKRALNYVLKQQSDTGYIGRSMYNHGFSTLALAEAYGVVQDDRLGPALTKAVRLILNSQSKNPHGGWRYTPESGDADTTVSGAQMVALFAARNSGIAVPEEAIQKGLKYFVSMQTPDGGFGYTTAVSPNGPRTAIGCLVFALAKEKQSKTFQSAFDFLKKVQAESSFQHYFIYYAAQAYFHASPEAWQTWNRANIRSLASSQNPDGSWEGQFGPTFTTASSLLSLALNYRYLPIYER